Genomic DNA from Cytobacillus sp. IB215665:
GGAACATTGATTAAAAATATCCACTGCCAATCAAAGTTTTGAATGATATATCCTCCTACCATTGGGCCGAGAATGCTTCCGAATCCAAATATGAGTCCTATCATCCCCATAGCCTTTGCACGAGTTTCTTCTGGATAACTTACCGCTATAAATGCTGCAGTTATTGGAAATATTCCACCTGTTCCAATAGCTTGAATACTTCGCCCTATTAAAAACAGAACAAAGTTAGGTGCTAATGCAGCAAACAATGATCCAATGCCAAATAGTCCAATACCAACTATAAAGATTAACTTCCTCCCGAATCGATCAGAGAATTTACCCATGAGGGGTATACTTACTGCAAATAATAATGTATATATCGTAAAGCTCCAGACTCCCCACGAGGTATCAATATTATAAGTGAAGACAATTGAGCTTAGAGCAGGACCAACGATACCGTGGTCAAGTGCCCCCATGAATATCCCAATTAAAAACAGAGTCATTGCTATTTTTCTTTCATTCTTACTTACTATTGGCTTTTTCAAAGTAACTTCCATGTTATTTACCTCCATATGTGACCTCATTTTTATTCATATTTATTAGGCTCTTTTCGTAAACTTTGTTGCTATTCTTAGATAGAGATCAACATTTATGAAGATAGAAAAGAGCCACGAATGCTTAATGTATACCGGCCTATACTTAGAACAAAACAATTAATGTGAAAACACCCTTTTATTAAGAGTGAAGATAAGTATCCTTCCCCATCATGGCTTGACAATCAATATCCATTTCAATCACCTCTTTAACTATATACTATACCCCTGTATGGTATATGTCAATACAAAAGTTTCAATTGTTACATTTGAATTACCAATTTTATATTGAGTTAATTACATAGAGTTTTCTTAGATCATTCACTTACTTGTCATCATTAAAAGGCTACCAAGAATTGTTAAGGTTGATTATATCTTTTTTCAGAATGTTTAAAAATGTAAAATATCGATGCTACTTGTATTATTTCGACTACCCTTAGATGATCTATCGTATATATAGATAATGCAACACGATGTTTTTTATATACTTTCAACTAAACGTTGTCCCTCAAAAGAGTAAGTTTTTGTGGAAGGGGAAGATATAACAGTAGCCTCAGGACCTTTATCCTGAGGCTAGAAGATATAATGACTATGGAGATTTTTGATTTACTAATCATAAGCTCATTCAGCGTATGTTATAAATCGTACATGCTGTTAATACATTTACTCAGTAGAGTATATAGGGAAAATTAACGTAATTTTAGTTCCTACCTCAACTGTTGATTCAACCTTAATATCGCCATGATGAGAGTTTACAATTTCTTTTGCAATACTCATCCCTAACCCAACTCCTTCTATCTGTTCGTCTGTATTCGTTCCTCTGTAATACCTTTCAAACAAATTTTGCTTCGTTTCTTCATCCATACCTTGTCCATTGTCAATAATTTGAACAAATGTTTGATTCAGTTTATTTTCAACTTTCACTACAATTGAAATACCAGGTGGGTTGTGTTTGATCGAATTATATATTAAGTTATCTAGCATTCTCAGAAGCCATTTTCGATCACCTAAAATTTCTATATTGGGCTGACTGTACTTACCATTTATAGTATTTTGACCAAGGGTCACATCTTTGCTGAATTTCTTTAAAGTATGTTCAATAATTTCAACAATGTTTATTGGTTCTAAAGTTAACGGAAGTGTGTCATTTTTAAGCTGAAACACTAACGAAAAATCCTGGATGAGGTTTAACATATAGTCACCTTTTTCTCTTACCATGGCACCAACTTCTTGAAGCTCATTTGAACTCCATTCGTATTCTCCACTTTCAAGTATGTGACCGTACCCTTGAATCGTTGATAATGGCGTTCTTAAATCATGGGAAATACCTGTCATCCATTCCTCTCTCACTTTTTCAAGTCGTTTTCGTTCTCTCACAGATTCTGATAGCTTTTCAGTGACATCATAAAAGGCTTGTATCACTTCTTGGTATAATCTGTATCGGTAACGAACCTTTCCTTTTTTATTAAATATCTTTTGTCTTTCCTTATCGGTAAATACCTGAGTGTATTCATCATGACCCATTCTTTCTAACCAGCTTATAAAAATGTGTAGTGGTTGACCATAGCGAAACGCATGCCATCCAGTTAAGGCTATAGCTAAAAATAGTAGCACACCACCCATAATGACTAATGTTAAAATAGCCTTTTTTATAAAAATTAATTGAATGACTTCATCATCGTTTTTATTCAAATGCAACATCCAAGTCGTATCCCACTTATTGTCATGGTAGATGACTGCATCAGTTTCGTAGTTTCCGGGTTGTAATTTTCTACCTAAGACGTCTAAAGGCTTGTATGTTTGAGCATCGTCCTTCTGACCAATTGATTGTACAATTTCACCATCATTATTTAATATCTGGAGATAGCCATCCATTTCTGCTAACACCTTATCTAGATGGAATTTTGCTTCTTTTGCTAGTGCTTCATTGGAAGAAAATTGATTCACCCATGACTCCAACAGCTCCAAGTTTTTATCTTCATATCCTAATAAAAACAAATACGGATCATCAAAGAAAGTAGCGTCGTATTTATAATAAACTTTATATGTTTCATATTGATTAGCCTCTTCTATTTGAACAAGATCATTAATCGTATATTTATCATTTACATGTGACGGTGTATTAATTGCATACATGACTTCACCATCAAGATTAACAATTTGCAACCACATATTCTTCTTAGCTAACTCTCGATGCCAATCGGTTGAAAATTCTACTTTACCGTCAGCAATACTAGTTTCTGTATGTATCGAGTCAAGAACACCTATTGGATAATTACTACGAATTTCTGATAAGGCCATAAAACGATAAAATATTAAGAGGAAAATAACTAATACAACAAATATAAACAACACAAGCGTAATATATTGAAATGTAAATTGAAACGCAAACCTTCGTTTTATCGACTTTGATTTCAACTTCATTTCTTTTGCTCCTTCATAAGCTTATATCCTAATCCACGAACAGTTACGAGGAAGCGAGGATTACTAGGATCAGGCTCGATTCTCTCCCTTAATCTCCTAATATGAACCATAACAGTATTATCATCAACCATCGTATCAAGACCCCACACCTTTTCAAATAACTCTTCTTTTGAAAACACACGATTAGGATTCTCACATAAGAATTGGAGTAAACGATAGATTTGTGGAGGACATGACACAACCTCTCCATTTACATTGAGCTCTTTTGTCATCTCATCTAACATAAAAAAACCAAAATCATATAAATTTTTACGCTCTGAACTACTTGTTGTTAGTTGATTTCCACTCCTTCTATTAGCCGCTTTTATTCTAGCAACAATCTCTAACGGATTAAATGGTTTTGTAACGTAATCGTCACCACCAATCGCAAAGCCTGTTAATACATCTAAATCAGATGTCCTTGCAGTTAAAAATAATATATGAGCATTTGTCATTGTTTTTATTTTTGGCAATGCTTCAAACCCTGATTGATCTGGAAGCATTACGTCTAGCACAATATAATCTACTTGTTCTTGCTCTAAAATAACCATTGCTTCATTAATAGTATGAGCTTTAAAGATTAGATTAAATCCTTCCTTCATCAACACCATTTCTAGCATTTTTACGATAGATTTCTCATCATCAACAATTAATACCCTCGAATTTTCCACCATGATTATCCACCTCGTCTTAATATTACCATGTTAACCTTACGAGAATCTTAACGCGATACCTAATAATTAAGATAAAAATAAGGTGCTGTTTCATATGCAGTAAGGAATATCAATTATGCTATATTTATAAAACTGAGCAAGGGGGAACTACAATGACGATAAACAACCGAGTAAATATGATCGATGGTATAAGGGGCTTTAGTTTATTTGGAATATTAATGGCGAACCTACTAATCTTTCAATATGGTTTATTTGGAAAAGATGAAATATCACTTCTTTCGTTATCAGCAACAGATTTATTTGCATATAAGTTGATAAAAATATTCATCGAGGGTAGTTTTATGCCCATTTTCACATTTTTATTTGGATATGGGATGATTAAAATGAAAGAAAGTTTAGAGAGAAAGGAACTCAAAGTAAAAAGACATTTCGTGCGTCGTTTTATATTCTTGGGAGCTATTGGCCTAGTGCACAGTACATTGTTATGGGAAGGTGACATTCTACTCTTATATGGAATGATGGGGTTTTTTCTCTTATTGTTTATGAATCGAAAGAGTAAGACTGTCCTAGTATGGGGAATAATTTTACTGTTACTTACCTCACTCTTCGGGTATGGAAATGAATCTGGAACTATTGAAGACAAAGCTATTTTAGAACAATACGTAAAAGATACATTTGAGATTTATGGTAGTGGTACTTATAATGAAATAACATATCATAGAAACAACGTTGACCCGCTTAATTTACCTGATTATATGTACATTGTTTTATTATTATTAGCGCCTATTGCTTCGGCACCTTTATTCTTGCTTGGGATGTACGCCGCAAAGAAACAACGCTTCACAGATCCAGCAAAAGAACAAGATTTATATATTAAATACGCACTATTTTTTGTACCAATCGGTCTATTACTAAAAAGCTTAGTTTACATTATTCCAAATCAATCTTGGGTCGGTATTGGTTCATTACTCGGGGCAAATATGTTATCACTAGGCTATATTTATTTAATGGCACTCGGTTATAAGCAAGGTACTTTACTATTTAAGTCATTTGAAGCTGTTGGCAAGTTATCAATGACAAATTACTTACTACAAACTGTTATCTGTACAACTATCTTTTATGGTTATGGTTTCGGCTTATTTGGAAAACTAGGAATAGTTAATGCGTTTTTCCTCGGCATCATCATTTACTCCTTACAGGTTTCCCTTAGTTACCTATACTTAAAGAGATTCAGATCTGGACCATTCGAAAAAATGATACGTATTTGGACATATTTCACCCTATCAGGTAAACCGAGAATTAAAGCATCAATAGAAAATAAACGAATTGCTTAATATTTATGCTAGAAGGATATCATGTAAAAATAAAAGAAGATGGATTACAAAATCCTAAGGTTTATTCCT
This window encodes:
- a CDS encoding HAMP domain-containing sensor histidine kinase, with protein sequence MKLKSKSIKRRFAFQFTFQYITLVLFIFVVLVIFLLIFYRFMALSEIRSNYPIGVLDSIHTETSIADGKVEFSTDWHRELAKKNMWLQIVNLDGEVMYAINTPSHVNDKYTINDLVQIEEANQYETYKVYYKYDATFFDDPYLFLLGYEDKNLELLESWVNQFSSNEALAKEAKFHLDKVLAEMDGYLQILNNDGEIVQSIGQKDDAQTYKPLDVLGRKLQPGNYETDAVIYHDNKWDTTWMLHLNKNDDEVIQLIFIKKAILTLVIMGGVLLFLAIALTGWHAFRYGQPLHIFISWLERMGHDEYTQVFTDKERQKIFNKKGKVRYRYRLYQEVIQAFYDVTEKLSESVRERKRLEKVREEWMTGISHDLRTPLSTIQGYGHILESGEYEWSSNELQEVGAMVREKGDYMLNLIQDFSLVFQLKNDTLPLTLEPINIVEIIEHTLKKFSKDVTLGQNTINGKYSQPNIEILGDRKWLLRMLDNLIYNSIKHNPPGISIVVKVENKLNQTFVQIIDNGQGMDEETKQNLFERYYRGTNTDEQIEGVGLGMSIAKEIVNSHHGDIKVESTVEVGTKITLIFPIYSTE
- a CDS encoding response regulator transcription factor, which produces MENSRVLIVDDEKSIVKMLEMVLMKEGFNLIFKAHTINEAMVILEQEQVDYIVLDVMLPDQSGFEALPKIKTMTNAHILFLTARTSDLDVLTGFAIGGDDYVTKPFNPLEIVARIKAANRRSGNQLTTSSSERKNLYDFGFFMLDEMTKELNVNGEVVSCPPQIYRLLQFLCENPNRVFSKEELFEKVWGLDTMVDDNTVMVHIRRLRERIEPDPSNPRFLVTVRGLGYKLMKEQKK
- a CDS encoding DUF418 domain-containing protein, whose translation is MTINNRVNMIDGIRGFSLFGILMANLLIFQYGLFGKDEISLLSLSATDLFAYKLIKIFIEGSFMPIFTFLFGYGMIKMKESLERKELKVKRHFVRRFIFLGAIGLVHSTLLWEGDILLLYGMMGFFLLLFMNRKSKTVLVWGIILLLLTSLFGYGNESGTIEDKAILEQYVKDTFEIYGSGTYNEITYHRNNVDPLNLPDYMYIVLLLLAPIASAPLFLLGMYAAKKQRFTDPAKEQDLYIKYALFFVPIGLLLKSLVYIIPNQSWVGIGSLLGANMLSLGYIYLMALGYKQGTLLFKSFEAVGKLSMTNYLLQTVICTTIFYGYGFGLFGKLGIVNAFFLGIIIYSLQVSLSYLYLKRFRSGPFEKMIRIWTYFTLSGKPRIKASIENKRIA